The Deinococcus yavapaiensis KR-236 DNA segment GAAGGCTTCGTTGAGCTCGACGAGGTCGATGTCGGCCATCGTGAGTCCCGCGAGCTTGAGGGCCTTGGGCACCGCCGCGATCGGCCCCATTCCCATGATTTCAGGTGCCACGCCGCCCACTGCAAACGACACGAAGCGCCCGAGAGGCTTGAGGCCGAGTTCCTGCGCCTTGCGGCCGCTCATCACGACGGCGGCGGCGGCTCCGTCGCTGTACGGACTGGAGTTGCCCGCCGTGACGGAACCTTTGGCGTTGAAGGCGGGGCGAAGCTTGCCGAGGGCTTCGAGGTTCGTGTCGCGGCGCACGAGCTCGTCGTGCTCGAACATCACGGTTTCCTGCGTGACCTTGCCGTTCTTGACCTTGTCCACGCGCACGGGGACGGGCACGATTTCCTCTTGGAACCGGCCCGCGTCCTGTGCCGCCGCCGCCTTCTGGTGGCTGCGGTACGCGAACTCGTCTTGCTCTTCGCGGGACACGCCGTACTGCTGAGCGACGTTCTCGGCGGTGAGGCCCATGCTCATGTACGCGCCGGGACGCTCGTCAACGAGGCCGGGATTCGGCGAGAAGACGTTGCCCGTCTGCGGCACCATGGTCATGCTCTCCAAGCCGCCCGCGACGATCACGTCGTTCCACCCCGCGCGGATGTTCGCCGCCGCTTGCGCGATCGTTTGAAGGCCCGACGAGCAAAAGCGGTTCACGGTCACGCCTGCGACCTCGTCGGGCAAGCCCGCGCGCAGCCCGACGAGGCGCGCGACGTTGAGGCCCTGCTCGGCTTCCGGGAAAGCGCAGCCCAGCACGAGGTCCTCGACGAGGGCGGGGTCGATGCCCGCGCGGCTCACGGCTTCACGCACGGCGAGCGCGGCGAGTTCGTCCGAGCGGGTGTTGGCGAGGGTTCCTTTGATGCCGCGTCCGACCGGCGTGCGAACGGCGGACACGATCACGGCGTCGTTGTCTTGGAATTGCGTCATGTTCGTCCTCTAGTTTGAACCAAGTTCAAGAAGTCTGCCGTGGCGGAAGTCAGTTTCTCAGCGGCTTGCCGGTCTTGAGCATGTGCGCGATGCGCTCTTGGGTCTTGCGCTTGCCCGTCAGGGTGAGGAACGCTTCGCGCTCGAGGTCGAGAAGGTGCTGCTCGCTCACCTTCGCCGTGCGGGAAACGTGGTTGCCGCCCGACAAAATCTTGGCGATCATGAGGCCGATCTCGCGGTCGTACTCGCTGATCTGCCCGCCCATCAGCATGCCGTAGAGGGCGGCCTTGACGGCGGCGACGCCCTGCTCGCCCATGACGGGAATGTCGGTGCGCATGACAGGCTGGACGTAATCGGGCGCGAGTTCGAGCACCTTGCGCTTCGCGTCGTCGATGAGGCGATCTCTGTTCATGGAGATGTCGTCGGAGGCGCGCAGGAAGCCCAACTTGCGCGCTTCGTGCGCGGACGTGCTGACCTTGGCGGTGCCGATGAGCTCGAAGGCGCGTTGCACGGCGGGCATGAGGTTCTGACCGCTCGGAAGCCCGTCGGTGAAGCGCAGCAGCATCTCTTTCGTGCCGCCTCCGCCGGGAATGAGGCCGACGCCGACTTCCACGAGGCCCGTGTACAACTCGGCGCTCGCTTGCACGTGGTCGGCGTGCAACGCCATCTCGCAGCCTCCGCCGAGGGTGAGGCCGAAGGGCGCGACGACCGTGGGGTGCGGACTGAAGCGCATGGACGTCGTGGCCTTCTGGAAGGCGCGGATGCCCAAGTCGATGTCGTCGAAGTCGCCGTCCTGGGCTTGCATGAGGATCAACGCGAGGTTGGCGCCCGCGCTGAAATTCTCGCCTTGGTTCCCGACGACGAGGCCCGCGTACCCGAGTTCCTGCACGGCTTTGTGCGCCGCGAAGACCATCTGCACGGCGTCCTCGCCCAAAGCGTTCATCTTCGCGTGGAACTCCAAGAGCAGCACGCCGTCGCCGATGTCGAGGACGCTCGCGCCGGGCTTGCTCCTCACGACCTTCGTGGCGTCCTTCTTGAGGTCCTTGAGGACGAGGTACGGCGCCTCGTAGGACGAGACGGTACCGCTCGGCGTCAAGACGGTGTCGTCTTGGTAGAACTTGTCGCGACCGCTCGCCTTGAAGCTTTGCAGAATCGGCGGCAGCTCGTAGCCGTACATTTCCAGGAAGTGGATGACGTTTTGCACGCCGAGGACGTCCATCGTCTCGAACGGCCCTTGTTCCCACGCGAAGCCCCACTTCAGCGCGTTGTCGATGTCCACGATCGAGTTGGACACCACGCCCGCCATCTTGGCGGCGTACCACAAGTAGTCGCGCATGAGGCCTTGCACGAACTCGCCTTCGGGTCCTTGCAACGCGAGGATCTTCGAGACGCGCTCGTTGAGGGGCAGATTCCTCAGGCCTTCGAGGGCGGCGAGGCGCACCTTGCCCTTGTCCTCGTACTCGAACGTCCGGAGGTTCAGCGTGAGGATGGTGCTCTTGCCGCCCGCGCCCTTCACGCGCTTGTAGAAGCCCGCGCCCGTCTTCTCGCCGAGCAGCTTGCGCTGTTCGACCATCTCGACGAGGAAGCCCGGCAAGGTGAAGTCCTCGTCGGGCGGCGTGACCTTCTGCAGGTCGTTGGCGACGTGCGAGATGATATCGAGGCCCGAGAGGTCCGCCGTGCGGAAGGTCGCGCTCTTCGCCCGCCCGAGGATCGGACCGGTGAGAACGTCGACGACGTCGGGCGTGAGGCCCGTCTTCTCCATCCAGTTCATCGCGCGGACGATGCCGTAGACGCCGATGCGGTTGGCGACGAAGCCCGGCACGTCGTTCGCGATCACGATGCCCTTACCGAGGTGCACGTCGCCGAACTCGCGGAACGCCTCGATCACTTCGGGCGCGGTCTCGGACGTCGGAATGACTTCGAGGAGGTGCAGGTAGCGCGGCGGGTTGAAGAAGTGCGCGCCGACGAAGCGTCGGCGAAAGTCCTGGCCGCGCCCCTCGATTTGCAGGTGCATCGGGATGCCGCTGGAGTTGCTGGAGATGATCGCCGTCTTCTTCGCGACGCTTTCGACGCGCTCCCACAAGGTGCGCTTCGCGTCGAGCTTCTCGATGATCGCCTCGACAATCCAGTCGGCGTCCCTCAGCTTGTCGAAATCGTCCTCGAGGTTCCCGGTCGTGATGAGGGCCGCGTCCGCCTTGTCCATGAACGCGGCGGGACTCGCCTTCAGAGCGCGTTCGAGGCCGCCCTTCGAGGCGGCGCTTCGGTCTTTGGCGTCGGGCAGGACGATGTCGAGCAGCAACGTCGGAATGCCCGCGTTGGCGAGTTGCGCGGCGATGGCGGCGCCCATGGTGCCCGCGCCGATCACGGCGGCCTTCTGGATGCGCGTCGGTCGCTTGACCGTCACGGGTGAAGGAGCGGTTTGCGTCATGCTGAAAACCTCCGGAAGGTGAAAATTGAACCGAGTTCAAGTATGGAGGTCGAACGGATGTTTGGCAAGGGCGGACGCTACGGACCTTCGCCGCGCCCTGCGCCAAGAGGCGGATGCCGCCGCACGGACCGAGGAACTACAGTCGGGCATGACCTACGTCACGCAACCCACCACGATGTGGTTCGACCGCCGCCTCGTGATGCGCCCCTCGCGCATTCACGGCATCGGAACCTTCGCGACCGACGACATCCACGAAGGTGAACTGCTTGTCCTCGTCACCGGCGGCCTCGTGTACACGCCGGAAGCGGCGCAGCGCGGCAGTTCCGAACTCGCGGGCGAGCTTTACAACGAGGACGTCTTGCCCAACGGGCAGCGCATCTTGACCCCGAAGGTCTTTCACTACTACATCAATCACTCGGACGAGCCGAACGCCGTCGACGTGACGCGCCACCCGTCCTCGACGCAGTACGTGGCCGCCCGCCCCATCCTCGCCGGTGAGGAGATCACGGCGAGCTACCTGGACTCCGAGGAGTCGGGCCGCCCGTGACGACCGCGCCGGTAACGGAAGATACAGGGTGAGATCGCCTCGCAAGGCCGCCCGGACTCGAGCGGAGCTGGCGGCACTGCTATCTAGCCGTTCGGTGCCGAGATCTTCAACGATCACGTGCTCTACCCGACTGGCCTGACAAGCGCGTTTACTAACGCGTTTTAAGCAAGCGCGCATGGTCAACGCCCGCACGAAGGCGAGTAGAGTACCGCCATGCCAACCCTGCTCGGACACCTTCAAGCGCTTGTCGAACTCACCGGTCCCAGTGGCAGCGAGGAAGACGTCGTGAAGTACCTCGCCAAAGAAGCCCTCGACCTCGCCGACACCGTCGAAGTCGACGCGTTCGGTAACGTCCACGCCGTGAAGAGGGCCGAACGCGAAGATGCCCGCACCCTTCTGATCGCCGCGCACACCGACGAAATCGGCTTTCGCGTCAAGACCATCGAGCCCAGCGGCTTTCTCAGGCTCGAAAAGGTCGGGGGCAGCGACGACCGCATCCTGCCCGCCCAACGCGTCTGGATTCGCACCCGCGAAGGCAAGCTTCTCGGCGTCATCGGCACGAAGAGCGCCCACCTCCTCACGGACGCCGACCGCGTGCGCGTCACTCCGTACACCGAGCTTTACGTGGACGTCGGCGCCGAGTCGAGCGAAGCCGTGCGGGCCATGGGCATCCGTGTGGGCGATCCGGTCGGATTTCAAGGAGAACTCGCCGAGCTCGGGCGCGGCACGGGCCGCTACACCGCGCACGCCCTCGACGACCGCGCGGGTTGCGCCGTCCTCCTCGCGTTGCTGGAGCGCTACCGGGACACGCCACCGCCCGTGACCCTCGTCGTCGCCTTCACCACCCAAGAGGAAGTCGGTCTTCGCGGCGCGCAGAACGTCGCGCGCCGACATCGACCGGACGTCGCGCTCGCCCTCGACATGACGGCCGTCGACGACACACCCGAGGTGAAGACCAAGCACCTTCGACTCGGCCAAGGGCCCGCCGTCAAGGTGATGGACATGTCCACGCTCTCCCATCCCGCCGTGCGCCGCGGCCTCGACCTCGCCGCCGACCACCTGAAGCTTCCCGTGCAACACGAACTCCTCAAAGGCATCGGCACCGACGCGGGCGCTTTGCAGTACGCGGGCGCAGGCACGCCCGCCGGAGCGGTCTCCGTCGGGAACCGCTACACGCACTCGCCCGTCGAGGTCCTCGACCTCGCCGACCTTCAAGGAGCGCTCGACCTTTTGCACGCCTTCGCGGACGCCCTGCCCAGCCTCGACCTTCGCTTCGTGAATTTGGAAGAATGACGTCGTGACGGACGACGCGCCCGAGTTCCTCTCCACGCACGACCTCAAAGGGCGCGGCTGGACCGCCAGCCTCATCCGTGACTTTCTCGGGAACCACGACGCCACCCGCCCGAACATGATGCGCTTCGGGCGGCGGCGCAAACTTCCGCCCGTCAAGCTCTACGCCACCGACCGAGTCGACGAGGCCGAGCGTGACGAGCGCTTCCTCATCGCACAGGGCCGCGCGATGGAGGCGAAGGAGCGCGCCGAACGCGCCAAGCTCACGAGGCGCCGCAAGATCGAACGGGCCATCGACGACTTCGTGTGGAATTGGCAGCCGAGCATCGTCCCGGGGACCGTGCGCAAGGGCGCGAGCCGAAAGGCGTACGACGCGCACGTCGACGAACTCAAGAACGCCGTCGCCAAGGGCGCGGCCAACATTCCGGGTCTCACAAACAAGGACGTTCAGGAGCTCACGCGGAGCCTCGACGAGAAATACCGCGACGCCCTGAAGCTCGCCTACCCCTGGATGAAATGAAGCGCCCTCCGCCGATGGAGGCGGAGGACCAAACGTCGAGTCGAATTACCGGACGGTGCCGCGCGACGCTTCCGTGACCGTCTCGCGGTCACGCCAGTCCGTCAGCAACCAAACCACGCCTTCGACGACCGCCAGAACCACGAACAACGACCGGGCCGTCGGCTCGTCGGAAAAACCGAGAATCCAGGGAAGCGCCAGGATCACGAACGCCGACACGAGATCGATTCCGCCGTGCCAATGCACCGGGATGGCCTTGGCGATGCTCGGCATGCGCCGTGTCAGCAAGGTCAAGCCAGCAATGATCACGGCGAGGATGTAGCAGGCGAGGGCGGGCGTCCCGTTGAGGTTGAACAAACTGGGGGCGAGCGCCAAGAAAATGGCCGCGAGGTAATCGAGGATGCCGTGGACACCAGGACGGATCGGCTTCATGGTTCGTCTCCCTCGCGCCGCGCGGTGAAATGAGGAGGAGGCGGCGGCGATGAACGAAGGGTACGGCGGCAGGGCTGTGATTCGACGTGAGGCGACTGAACGGAAATTTGGATTTCAAGAAGGGATGAGCGGGAAGGCGGCGAGGATCGGGCGCGCACGATCTGAAGCGGTTTCCCCTCCCCTTCCCGGCGCCGTGGTTCGGTCGCCGCTTCGCTGCCGATCACGCGACGCATCCCGGTTCGTGGGCAAGCGTTTCCCCCTACCCCGGGCGGGGTAGGGGGTTCGGAACGCGGGCGGAGGCGAGCCTTCTCGCTTCCTGCGGTGGTTCGGGCTGGAGCGGTCTTCAGCCGCCGCCCAACGCGAGCACCCACATCTGCCGTGACGTCAGCCAGCCCATGACGAGTCCGGGCAGCACTCCCAGCAGCACGATTCCGACGGCGCACGACACGATGGCGACGTTCGTGAACACGCCTGGGCGCGCGACGACGGGCCGCACCGAGGTGTCCGTCACGGGCATGAACATCAGCGCGGCGGGCCGCACGTAGTACACGAGCGCGACGACGCTCATCATCGCCGCGAGCACGACGAGGGCGACGTATCCGTTTTGGAAGGCCGCTTGGAAGACGAAGAGCTTGCCCCAGAAGCCCGCGAGGGGCGGCAAGCCCGCCAGGGACAGCAAGCACGCCGTGAGGATGACGGCGAGTCTCGGATCGCGGTAGTACAAGCCGCGCAACGCGGCGACGTCGAAGCCGCGCTCGCTGGGCTGCAAGATCGCCAAGATGGCGACGGCCCCAGCCGTCATGAAGGTGTACGCCAGCAGGTAGTACACGAGGGCGGGACCGCCCGCGGCGGGATCGGCGAGCAGGGCGAGCCCGAGAAAGCCGGTATGGGCGACGGCGGAGTACGCGAGCATGCGCTTGAAGTTGTTCTGGTTGAGTGCCCCGAGGTTTCCGATGACGAGCGTGGCGCCCACCAGGATCTGCGCGACGCCCGACCAGGCTTGCAAGCCCGGCAGGGCGCTGCCGAACACGCGGATGAAGCCCGCGAACGCGGCGACCTTGACGACGGTGGACAAAAAGAGGGTGACGACGGTGGGCGCGCCGCCGTACACGTCGGGCGTCCATTGATGAAAGGGCGCGAGGGCGACTTTGAAGCCGAACCCGGCGAGCATCATGAGGGCCCCGGCGACGAGCAGCCCCGTGTTGGCGACGCCGCCCACGGCGATGCGCTGCGCGATGGCGCCGAAGGCGAAGGTGCCCGTGGCGCCGAAGGTGAGGGCGATGCCGTAGATGAGGATGGCGCTGCCGATAGAGCCGAGCAGGAAGTACTTGATGCCGCCTTCTTCGCTTCGCCGCGTGCCTTGCAGCGAGGCGAGGACGTATCCGGCGAGGCTCATGATCTCCAAGCCGATCAGCATGACGATGAGGTCGCCGCTGAAGGCGATGAGGAGCATGCCCGTGACGGAGTACATGAACAGCGCGTCGAACTCGGGAAAGTGCAGCGAGGCGCCGCGCGTGGAGTCGAGGCTGACGAGCAGCGCGACGACGGCGCCGATGAGGATGACGAGTCCGAAGGACAGCGCGAAGTTGTCAGCGCGCAAGCCTCCTCCGAACGAGGTGAGGTTCTCGTTCCACAGCGTCAGCATCGAGAAGCCGGACAAGGCAAGCGCGGCGATGCTGAAGATGGCGGTGACGCGCCGTTCCAGCTTGAAGGCGAGGGTCGCGAAGATAGCGCCCGCGAGGGTGATGAGCAGGGGCAGCATCGGCGCGAGGGCGACGTCGGGAATTTGGAGGGCGGAGTTCACGAGCCACCTCCGAGGGCGGTCACGGCAGGCTGCACGTACGGTTGGATGAGGTGCAGGGCGGGCAGCGAGTAGACGCCGAAGAAGATCGCGACGGCGAGCGGAACGGCGAGCACGGCGAGTTCGCTGCCGCGCAGGTCGGCGACTTTGATCGTGCCTTCGGGGCGAACTTGCCAATAGGTGTGCTGATACGCCGTGAGGGCGTACGCGGCGGCGGCGATGGTGGACAAGCCGCCGAGGAAGGCGAGCCACGGATTCACTTGGTACGCGCCCAGCAAGACGCTGAACTCACCGATGAATCCGGCGAGGCCGGGCACGGCGATGGACGCGAACCAGAGGGCCATCGTGAGGCCCGAGAGCGTACCGGCGGTCGTCATGATGCCGCCTTGCCGCGTGGAGACGTTGCCGACTCGGGCGTGCAGCATGCCGACGGCGAGGAAGAGCGCGCCGGTGTACACGTTTTGGAAGGCGAGGAGGTACAGTCCGCCCGTCTCGGCGATCGGGTTGAGGCTGAACAGCCCCAACCCGACGAGACCCATGTGGCTGAGTCCCGCGTACGCGAGCAGCCGCTTCCAATTCGTTTGTTGAAAGGCGATCCACGCTCCGTACAAGGCCGTGAACGCCGCCAGACCCATCAGCAGGGGCCTCAGCGTCTCGGCGGCTTGCGGAAAGAGCGGCAAGGCGAAGACGAACAGGCCGTACCCACCGACTTTGTAGAGGGTGCCCATCGCGTCCGCGACGCCGCTGGGATGGTTTTGCTCGTGAAAGTCGGGCAGCCAGGCGTGCAGCGGGAAGAGGGGAAGCTTGACCGCCATCGCGGCGAGGAAGCCGAGGAAGAGCCACGTTTGCGCGGCGCCGCGAACAGGATGCGCGAGGAGGTCTTGCAGCGCGAACGTCGGCGAGCCGCCGAGGTACTTCACGCCGATGATGGAGATCAGCATGAGGAGCGACCCGAAGAGCGTGTACGCCGCGAACTTCACGAGGGCGCCCATGCGGTTCGCTTCTCCGTACACGGCGAGCATCACGAGCGCGGGGATGAGCGCAAACTCGAACATGACGTAGAACAGCACGAGGTCTCGCGCGGCGAAGATGCCGAGGAGGCCCGTCGTCATGGCGAGGACGGACGTCACCATCGTGCCGTTTTGCTCGACGGCGCGCAGGGTGTACACGAGCGACACGACGACCATGAAGCTCGTGACGAGCGCGAGCAGCAAGCTCGGGCCGGTCATCTCGACCGTGTACGTGACGCCGAGCGAGCCGATCCACGGAGTCGACGTGAGGGGCGCGCCGCCCTGCGTCCACAGCAGCACGCCGAGGGCGAGGTTCACGAGGGCCGCGCCGACGGCGACGGTGCCCTTGAGGTTTTTTGGAAGCATCGTCAGCAGCAAGGCCGCCGCGAGGGGGAGGAAGAGGAAGAGGTGGAGCATCAGCGCATTCCTCCGAGGGCGCGGAAGGCCCAGTAGAGCATCACGAGCGCGGTGCCGACGGTCATGGACAAGGCGTACGTGCGAACGTATCCGCTTTGCCACAGCGAGTAGGCGCGGCCCTGCGGTTCGGCGATGACTTCCGCCGAGCCGGTGACGGCGCCGTCCACGCCTCGGTCCATCTTGTCGAAGGCGACGGCGAGCGCGCGGCTCGGAGCGCCGACCGCGCCGTCGTAGAGGTTGTCGAGGTACAGCGCGTGGATGGACGCGTCGCGCATCGGCCCGTCGATGAGGCGCTGGCTTCGGTGCCGCGAGTAAGCGAGGAACAAGCCGAGCACGCCCGCGCCGACCGCGAGGGCGACGAGCAGGAGCTCGGTGGAGAGCGGCGGTTCGCCTTCATGCTTGGGCAAAACGCTGCCGAGGAAGGTGCCGAGGTAGTTCGGCGCGCCGAGGAAGTGCGGCAAGCTCAGCAAGCCGCCGAGCGTCGCGAGCACGGCGAGCGTCACGAGCGGGAAGGCGAACACCGCGCCGCCTTCGTGCGGATGGGCGACCTTGCCGCGGTATGCGCCGCGAAAGACGAGGAAGTACCAGCGGCCCATGTAGAACGCCGTCATGAGGGCGACAAGCAAGCCGACGCCGTACAACACGAGGTTGCCCGACTCGTACGCGCCGAGCAGGATGGCGTCTTTGGAGAAGAAGCCCGAGAAGATCGGAATGCCCGAGATGGCGAGCACGCCGATGAGGCTCACCGCGTGCGTGAGCGGCAACTTCTTCGCCAAGCCGCCCATGCGGCGAACGTCCTGTTCTTCGTGCAGACCGTGGATGACGCTGCCCGCCGCGAGGAAGAGAAGCGCTTTGAAGAAGGCGTGCGTCACGAGGTGGAAGATGCCCGCCGTGTACGCTCCGACGCCGACGGCGAGGAACATGTAGCCGAGTTGCGACACCGTGGAGAACGCCAAGATCTTCTTGATGTCGTACTGGTTGAGCGCGCAGATCGCGCCGTAAAGGGCGGTGAGGGCGCCGATGACGGCGACCCACGTGGACGCCGTCGGAGCGAGTTCGAACAAGGCGTGCGAACGCGCGACGAGGTACACGCCCGCCGTCACCATCGTCGCGGCGTGGATGAGCGCCGAGACGGGCGTCGGGCCCGCCATGGCGTCGGGCAACCACGTCGTGAGGGGCAGCTGGGCGCTCTTGCCGATCGCCCCGACGAGCAGGAACAAGCAGATCAGCTCGACCGTGGCGCGGCTCGCGCCTTCGAGATCGCCGGAGAAGAGTTGCGGCAAGGAAAGCGTGCCGAAAGCCTTGAAGGTCAAGAACATCGCCAGCATGAACCCGAGGTCGCCGATGCGGTTCATGATGAAGGCCTTGCGGGCGGCGTTCGAGTTGTTGATGCCGTCTTGCGCGTGGCGATCGTGGTGTCCGGCGAACCAGAAGCCGATCAGCAGGTACGACGCCATCCCGACGCCTTCCCAGCCGACGAACATCAGCGGGTACGAGTCGGCGAGCACGAGCACGAGCATGAGGGCCACGAAGAAGTTCAGGTACGCGAAGAAGCGCGCGAAGCGCGGATCTTTGTCCATGTACCCGATGGCGAAGACGTGGATGAGGAAGCCGACGCCCGTCACGACGAGCGTGAGGGTGGACGACAGCGAGTCGAGGTAGAAGCCGACGGACAAGTTCTTGTTGCCGCCCGTCATGTTCGGCAGCCACTGCCAGTACGTCTCGTGGTGCGCTTGACCGCCGAGGTTCAGGAAGTTGAGGGCGGCGACGACGAAGGACGCGAGCACCGCGCCCGACGCGAGCCACCCGGCGGACGTCCCCTTGACGCTGCGACCCGCGAGGATCAAGATCGCGAAGCCGATCAGGGGAAAGAGGGGCATGAGGTACAAGGGGAGCATTTAACCTCTCAACTCCGCGAGATCGTCCACGTTCGTGGAGGCCCGCTTGCGGAAGATCGTCACGATGATCGCGAGGCCGATGGCGACCTCGGCGGCGGCGAGGGTCATCACGATGAACACGGCCGTGTGCGCCGTGAGGTCGCCCCAAGCGCGCGCGAACGCCACGAGCGCGAGGTTGGCGGCGTTCAGCATGAGTTCGACGCTGAGGAACATCAAGACGGCGGTGCGCCGCACGAGCACGCCCGCCATGCCGATGGCGAAGAGGATGCCCGACAGAGCGACGTACCACTCGGTGCCGACCATCAGGAGTTCCGCCTTTCCACGACGGGCGTGGACAGCAGGGCCGCGCCGAGCTCGCGTTCGCCCGTCGTGACCGCCTGCCCTTCGGGCGCTTCCTCGACGCTCGGGACGGGCTTGCGCACGAGGACGACCGAACCGACGATCGCGACGAGCAGCAGAACGCTGACGGCCTCGAAGGGAAAGACGAACTTCGTGAGCAGCGTCTCCCCCACGGCGGCGGGCGAGCCGTCTTGAAGGTGCGCCGTGGCCGTTGCGAGCGCTCTGGGAGCCTTCCACGTCAACGCGATCAGGCCGATCGACGTCGCGAGAAGGCCCGCGCCGAGCGCGGCGATCTCGTTCACGAACGGAATCTTGTTTTGCGCCGTGACGGGTTGGCTCGCGTCGAGCA contains these protein-coding regions:
- a CDS encoding NADH-quinone oxidoreductase subunit J family protein, which gives rise to MSALAFVLIALVIVTGALVTVLAANAVHAALGLVATLIGLAMMYTSLNAHFLAATQVIVYAGAIMVLFLFVIMLLDASQPVTAQNKIPFVNEIAALGAGLLATSIGLIALTWKAPRALATATAHLQDGSPAAVGETLLTKFVFPFEAVSVLLLVAIVGSVVLVRKPVPSVEEAPEGQAVTTGERELGAALLSTPVVERRNS
- the nuoK gene encoding NADH-quinone oxidoreductase subunit NuoK — translated: MVGTEWYVALSGILFAIGMAGVLVRRTAVLMFLSVELMLNAANLALVAFARAWGDLTAHTAVFIVMTLAAAEVAIGLAIIVTIFRKRASTNVDDLAELRG